The proteins below come from a single Lactobacillus johnsonii genomic window:
- a CDS encoding cation-translocating P-type ATPase → MELEKGIEVITLTEKDDEDDEIIKVAQLSVEDALKELNTEQAGLTIDEVHTLQQTYGKNVFAKAKQEPLWKKFIANFTSLMAILLWVAGIIAFCANLVQLGIAIWAVNIINGIFSFWQEFQADKATEALANMLPSYTRVVRNGKEEKILAKDLVPGDIVKLEEGDDIPADIRVIAATSAQVDQSSLTGEVNPVHKDAHRIENVEKKNHADLNNMIFSGTNMMKGNVTGAVVKTGMNTDFGKIAELTQNVKQQKSPLEKELDTLTKQISILAISIGIIFFLVATFFVHYPLVKAFVFALGMIVAFIPEGLEPTVTLSLAGAVQRMAKKHALIKRLSSVETLGSTSVICSDKTGTLTKNEMTVKELWTLEKSYHVSGEGYAVRGHIKEGPTHIFAKDNDTLKEVLLGGVFADNARIQKPNQQHSRYQILGDPTEACLEVVARKGKIDVEAEVEKTPRVKELPFDSSRKMMTVIQSSDGTHRFNTYTKGAPNCVVDKCTSYLCDGKIQPITQEIKDKIMRANDGYAKDGLRVLAVAGRNLDQKIMDNLDLATIDTVERDLTFLGLTVMMDPPRAEVYKAARECRKAGIKVTMVTGDYGLTAKSIAREIGLTDPDKPLTVITGDALKTMPDEELRHYLEGEVVFARMAPEQKYRVVSMYEKMGKIVAATGDGVNDAPALKKANIGIAMGGTGTDVAKEAADMILTDDNFASIIGAIKEGRGVYSNIRKFLIYILNSNMPEAVPSVLFLLSGGAIPLALTVMEILFIDLGTDMIPALGLGREDPEKGIMDRPPRSPKDHLINKDVLAKAFLWYGLIASIIATAAFFIANFYRGHIFPNLPASGWDYRQATTVTLAAIIFCQIAAVLNIRYARQSMFNKYFFKNSMIFIGIIMEIVLLLCISYVPVFQSFFGTEPLNAHDWIMLVCIPLPLILIDELRKWILRKESKNK, encoded by the coding sequence ATGGAGCTGGAAAAAGGAATAGAAGTGATAACTTTGACTGAAAAAGATGATGAAGACGATGAGATAATTAAGGTAGCTCAATTATCTGTCGAAGATGCATTAAAAGAATTAAATACAGAGCAAGCTGGTTTAACTATTGATGAAGTACATACCTTGCAGCAAACATATGGAAAAAATGTTTTTGCTAAAGCAAAACAAGAACCACTGTGGAAGAAGTTTATAGCTAACTTTACAAGCTTAATGGCGATTTTACTTTGGGTAGCAGGGATAATAGCTTTCTGCGCAAATTTAGTACAACTAGGAATTGCCATTTGGGCTGTAAACATTATTAATGGGATTTTTAGTTTTTGGCAGGAATTTCAAGCTGATAAGGCAACCGAAGCTTTAGCGAATATGTTACCTTCATATACTCGTGTTGTGAGAAATGGTAAAGAAGAAAAAATTCTAGCTAAAGACTTAGTACCAGGTGACATAGTTAAACTAGAAGAGGGAGACGATATTCCAGCTGATATTCGTGTGATTGCAGCAACAAGTGCTCAAGTGGATCAATCATCCCTAACTGGTGAAGTAAATCCAGTGCATAAAGATGCACATCGAATTGAAAACGTCGAAAAGAAAAATCATGCTGATCTTAATAACATGATTTTTTCTGGTACAAACATGATGAAAGGAAATGTTACAGGTGCTGTTGTTAAGACAGGAATGAATACTGACTTTGGTAAAATTGCTGAATTGACACAAAATGTTAAGCAACAAAAGAGTCCACTTGAAAAAGAACTTGATACTTTAACGAAACAAATTTCAATTCTAGCAATTTCTATTGGTATTATTTTCTTCTTAGTTGCAACTTTCTTTGTACATTATCCTTTAGTAAAAGCCTTTGTTTTTGCTTTAGGGATGATTGTGGCTTTTATTCCAGAAGGATTAGAGCCAACTGTTACATTGTCCTTAGCCGGAGCAGTTCAAAGAATGGCAAAAAAGCATGCCTTGATTAAGCGTTTATCTAGTGTTGAAACGCTAGGGTCAACTTCTGTCATTTGTTCTGATAAAACAGGTACTTTAACTAAGAACGAAATGACCGTAAAAGAACTTTGGACTTTAGAGAAGAGCTATCATGTTTCTGGTGAAGGTTATGCAGTGCGGGGTCATATTAAAGAAGGACCAACGCATATTTTTGCAAAAGATAATGACACCTTGAAGGAAGTATTACTTGGTGGTGTTTTTGCAGATAATGCAAGAATTCAAAAGCCTAATCAGCAACATTCACGCTACCAAATCTTAGGTGATCCAACTGAAGCTTGTCTTGAAGTCGTTGCAAGGAAAGGAAAGATAGATGTTGAAGCAGAAGTAGAAAAAACGCCACGCGTTAAAGAATTGCCATTTGATTCAAGTAGAAAAATGATGACAGTGATTCAGAGCTCCGATGGTACACACCGTTTCAATACCTATACTAAGGGTGCCCCAAATTGTGTGGTTGATAAATGTACTTCTTACCTATGTGATGGTAAAATTCAGCCTATTACCCAGGAAATAAAAGATAAGATTATGCGAGCAAATGACGGCTATGCTAAAGATGGCTTGCGTGTCTTAGCAGTTGCTGGCCGTAATCTTGATCAAAAGATAATGGATAATTTAGATCTTGCAACAATTGATACAGTTGAAAGAGATCTCACCTTCTTAGGGTTAACCGTTATGATGGATCCGCCAAGAGCCGAAGTTTATAAGGCGGCACGTGAATGCCGCAAGGCTGGAATTAAAGTTACGATGGTTACTGGTGACTATGGTTTGACCGCTAAGAGTATTGCTCGTGAAATTGGCTTGACTGATCCGGATAAACCGCTGACAGTCATTACTGGGGATGCTTTAAAGACGATGCCTGATGAAGAGTTAAGACATTATCTTGAAGGTGAAGTTGTTTTTGCTAGAATGGCCCCTGAACAAAAATACCGTGTTGTTTCGATGTATGAAAAAATGGGTAAAATCGTTGCTGCTACTGGAGATGGCGTTAATGACGCACCTGCTTTAAAGAAAGCAAATATTGGTATCGCTATGGGTGGAACGGGTACTGATGTTGCAAAAGAAGCAGCCGATATGATTTTGACTGATGATAATTTTGCTTCTATTATAGGTGCTATTAAAGAAGGACGCGGTGTATACAGCAATATTCGTAAGTTTTTAATTTACATTTTGAACTCAAATATGCCTGAAGCCGTTCCATCTGTTCTGTTCTTACTTTCAGGTGGGGCAATTCCATTGGCTTTGACTGTAATGGAAATTTTATTTATTGATCTAGGTACTGACATGATTCCAGCTCTAGGTTTAGGACGAGAAGATCCTGAAAAAGGAATTATGGATCGGCCTCCAAGATCACCAAAGGATCATTTGATTAATAAAGATGTCTTGGCAAAAGCCTTTCTCTGGTATGGTTTAATTGCTTCGATAATTGCGACAGCTGCCTTCTTCATTGCGAACTTTTATCGTGGTCATATTTTTCCTAATTTGCCAGCAAGCGGCTGGGACTATCGCCAAGCAACTACTGTAACTTTAGCGGCAATTATTTTTTGTCAGATTGCGGCAGTCTTAAATATTCGGTATGCTAGACAGTCAATGTTTAACAAATATTTCTTTAAGAATTCGATGATTTTTATTGGGATCATTATGGAAATTGTCTTACTGCTATGCATTTCTTATGTGCCAGTCTTTCAGTCATTTTTTGGTACGGAGCCGCTTAATGCACATGATTGGATTATGTTAGTATGTATTCCGTTGCCTCTGATTTT
- a CDS encoding bacteriocin immunity protein, whose amino-acid sequence MKNELAQVLNDFISLAKTHYDRKGNEYLLEQLEIALDKTNNNVQDAVNEARTTYQNVNTICLVNHLHLEKDEEALLEKIKEISMSKGWLGGLNSWNTTNTWPGR is encoded by the coding sequence ATGAAAAATGAATTGGCACAAGTATTGAATGATTTCATTTCACTTGCTAAGACTCATTATGATCGAAAAGGTAACGAATACTTATTAGAACAATTAGAGATTGCCTTAGATAAGACGAATAACAATGTTCAAGATGCGGTAAACGAAGCACGAACAACCTATCAAAATGTGAATACGATTTGTTTAGTAAACCATCTCCATTTAGAAAAAGATGAAGAGGCATTACTTGAAAAAATTAAAGAAATTTCAATGAGTAAAGGCTGGCTTGGTGGCTTAAACAGCTGGAATACTACCAATACTTGGCCTGGAAGGTAG